A region of Paenibacillus sp. JNUCC-31 DNA encodes the following proteins:
- a CDS encoding extracellular solute-binding protein, producing the protein MNKPRKMATLLIGSMMMAVFSGCNAGNNESAQPQISQQDYEPYGKYETPVEFTIGRNTNHVNNLPAGDTIEDNLATRYVEDRVNVKAKVAWETDDMDQKLSLSMTTGDLPDVMLVSREIFNQLVDNDLIADMTEVYEKTASEGVKNIYGSYGDLLLNQVKVDGKIMGLPMTNIGNQHQLLWVRKDWVDKVGAKLPESVEDVWNLARTFVEKDVSGTGKTVGMVMDSNAMNFTPIFAAHGAFPMNWIQKDGQVEYGSVQPEVKQALTELSAMYKEGLIDKQFAVRSNEEKEALVINGQAGMVFNPWWIGYTNYKDSIKQDPEAVWVAVSAPVDENGKFKTIRQDPVGGGIVVVKKDFAHPEAIMKSVNLTTDFLYSLTEDAINYKKEHPDELLTDASRWNNDPTQIPMQVDYDDVLKRYYDDLMKADEAGDASAVQEDRVVSFMAYQEFKEKGNTIDANTYGEYLSRIEGQREANNPNLEVIPAGFYGTTETMKLKWANLQKLEEETMLKIIMGEAPVDEFDTFVDIWKRTGGDEITEEVNEMSKR; encoded by the coding sequence ATGAACAAACCCAGAAAGATGGCAACGCTGCTGATCGGCAGCATGATGATGGCTGTATTCAGTGGATGTAACGCAGGAAACAACGAGAGCGCACAACCGCAAATTTCGCAGCAGGACTATGAACCATACGGCAAATATGAGACACCCGTGGAATTTACGATTGGCCGGAATACCAATCATGTGAACAACCTGCCCGCCGGCGACACCATTGAAGACAATCTGGCTACGCGCTATGTAGAGGATCGGGTGAACGTCAAGGCCAAGGTCGCTTGGGAAACGGACGATATGGATCAGAAGCTGTCACTCTCGATGACTACAGGCGACCTGCCGGATGTTATGCTTGTCAGCCGCGAAATATTTAATCAACTGGTGGATAATGATCTGATCGCTGACATGACGGAGGTTTACGAGAAAACAGCATCTGAGGGCGTTAAAAATATTTATGGTTCCTACGGAGATTTGCTGCTGAATCAGGTAAAGGTGGACGGCAAAATCATGGGCCTTCCCATGACAAATATCGGGAACCAGCACCAATTGCTGTGGGTCCGGAAAGACTGGGTGGATAAAGTCGGCGCGAAGCTGCCGGAATCCGTCGAGGATGTATGGAACCTCGCCAGAACATTCGTGGAGAAGGACGTTTCGGGAACAGGCAAGACGGTAGGCATGGTCATGGATTCCAATGCGATGAACTTTACGCCGATCTTCGCTGCGCACGGTGCCTTTCCAATGAACTGGATACAGAAGGACGGTCAGGTTGAATATGGATCTGTTCAGCCTGAAGTGAAGCAAGCGCTGACAGAGCTGAGCGCCATGTACAAAGAAGGCTTGATTGATAAACAGTTTGCGGTCCGGTCGAATGAAGAGAAGGAAGCCCTTGTTATCAACGGGCAGGCCGGCATGGTGTTTAACCCATGGTGGATCGGCTATACCAACTACAAGGATTCCATCAAGCAAGATCCGGAAGCAGTCTGGGTGGCCGTATCTGCACCAGTGGATGAGAATGGCAAGTTCAAGACGATCCGACAGGACCCCGTGGGCGGTGGTATCGTCGTTGTGAAGAAGGATTTTGCGCATCCTGAAGCGATTATGAAATCAGTCAATTTAACAACGGATTTCCTGTACTCCTTAACAGAGGACGCAATCAATTACAAGAAAGAGCATCCCGACGAGTTGCTGACCGATGCAAGTCGCTGGAACAATGACCCTACCCAGATTCCGATGCAAGTGGATTATGATGATGTGCTGAAGCGTTATTACGATGATCTGATGAAGGCAGATGAAGCAGGAGATGCATCCGCAGTTCAGGAAGATCGTGTAGTTTCATTCATGGCCTATCAGGAATTCAAAGAGAAAGGCAATACAATCGATGCAAATACCTACGGTGAATACCTCTCCCGGATCGAGGGACAGCGTGAGGCGAACAACCCGAATCTGGAAGTGATCCCGGCAGGCTTTTATGGAACAACCGAGACGATGAAGCTGAAGTGGGCGAATCTACAGAAGCTCGAAGAGGAAACCATGCTTAAGATCATTATGGGGGAAGCCCCCGTAGATGAATTCGATACGTTTGTCGACATTTGGAAGCGTACGGGTGGTGATGAGATTACAGAAGAAGTCAACGAGATGAGCAAAAGATGA
- a CDS encoding ABC transporter permease — protein MTQMETTVNPEREIRYRRKKKRKTFDEMTYHFMLLPGMVMLFIFSIVPMFGVVMAFQKFIPAKGIFGSKWAGLSNFTYMFQLPDAKQIFVNTLVIAVGKIVLGLIVPIVFALLLNEVRLKAFKSTIQTVVYLPHFMSWVVLGTMLTMIFSFDGMINNFLEFLGLERIMFLASNDWFRPLLIVTDTWKEFGYGTIVYLAALTAINPALYESAAMDGASRWKQTLNITLPGMFPTIILLGTLSLGNVLNAGFDQVFNLYNPLVYETGDIIDTFVYRMGLINMQYSFATAIGLMKSVISFVLIVISYRLASRYAGYRIF, from the coding sequence ATGACGCAAATGGAAACAACCGTTAATCCAGAGCGGGAAATACGCTACCGGAGGAAAAAGAAACGTAAAACCTTTGACGAAATGACTTATCATTTTATGCTGCTGCCTGGCATGGTCATGCTGTTCATTTTCTCGATTGTACCGATGTTCGGGGTTGTGATGGCATTTCAAAAGTTCATTCCTGCCAAGGGTATATTCGGGTCCAAATGGGCAGGGCTTTCCAATTTCACATATATGTTTCAACTGCCGGACGCGAAGCAGATCTTTGTGAATACGTTGGTTATCGCGGTCGGGAAGATTGTTCTAGGGTTGATTGTACCCATCGTATTCGCTCTGCTGCTTAATGAGGTGCGTCTGAAGGCATTTAAAAGCACGATTCAAACCGTCGTCTATTTGCCACATTTTATGTCCTGGGTGGTTCTGGGCACAATGCTGACCATGATTTTTTCCTTCGATGGTATGATAAACAACTTTCTTGAATTTCTTGGCCTGGAGCGGATTATGTTTCTGGCGAGCAATGACTGGTTCAGGCCGCTGCTCATTGTAACGGATACTTGGAAGGAATTTGGCTACGGGACGATTGTCTATTTGGCTGCATTAACGGCGATCAATCCTGCATTGTACGAATCCGCTGCAATGGACGGCGCAAGTCGCTGGAAACAGACACTGAACATCACGCTGCCGGGAATGTTTCCGACCATTATCCTGTTAGGCACGCTAAGTCTTGGCAATGTACTGAATGCGGGCTTTGATCAAGTGTTTAATTTGTATAATCCGCTGGTATATGAAACAGGCGATATTATCGATACTTTTGTGTACCGTATGGGTCTGATCAACATGCAATATTCATTTGCAACCGCGATTGGACTGATGAAATCGGTCATCAGCTTTGTACTGATCGTGATTTCCTACAGGCTGGCTTCGAGGTATGCGGGGTACAGAATTTTCTAG
- a CDS encoding carbohydrate ABC transporter permease, whose product MIQSKSLGSRLSRLLIMFALILITFMSLAPIVNTIMVSVSSSTAVNAGRVYFFPVELNFSSYGQILNDTKFWRAFLISVERVVLGGAINMILTILMAYPLSRSVTQFRSRNTYMWIIVFTMLFSGGIVPWYMVISNLGLINSIWALVLPGAVPVFNVILLMNFFKGIPKELEEAAFIDGASPLKILLKIFIPISMPSLATITLFVIVGHWNNFFDGIILINDSSKIPLQTYLQRLSLTRDQMQNLSVEQLQQFNKISNTTLNSAKILVSMIPILLIYPFLQRYLIHGIVLGAVKE is encoded by the coding sequence ATGATTCAATCCAAATCGCTCGGCTCCAGGCTATCCCGCCTGTTGATTATGTTTGCGTTGATCCTGATTACGTTCATGTCCCTGGCCCCGATTGTCAATACCATTATGGTGTCCGTCAGCAGCAGTACGGCTGTGAATGCAGGCCGGGTCTACTTTTTTCCAGTGGAGCTGAATTTCTCATCGTATGGACAGATACTGAATGATACGAAGTTCTGGAGGGCTTTTCTGATCTCCGTCGAGAGGGTGGTGCTTGGGGGAGCCATCAACATGATTTTGACCATCCTGATGGCGTACCCGTTATCTCGCAGCGTTACACAATTCAGATCGAGAAACACATATATGTGGATTATTGTGTTTACGATGCTTTTCAGCGGCGGAATCGTGCCCTGGTATATGGTGATCAGCAATTTGGGGTTAATCAACAGCATCTGGGCCTTGGTTCTGCCGGGAGCAGTCCCAGTCTTTAATGTGATTCTCCTGATGAACTTCTTCAAGGGAATTCCGAAGGAGCTGGAGGAGGCCGCATTTATTGACGGTGCCAGTCCGCTTAAAATCCTGCTCAAAATCTTCATTCCCATTTCCATGCCGAGTCTGGCAACCATTACGCTGTTTGTCATTGTCGGGCACTGGAACAATTTCTTTGACGGGATCATTCTGATTAACGACAGCTCCAAAATACCGCTCCAGACCTATTTGCAGAGGCTCAGCCTCACACGTGATCAGATGCAGAATCTTTCGGTCGAACAGCTGCAGCAGTTTAATAAAATTTCCAACACAACGTTGAATTCTGCCAAGATTCTGGTCTCCATGATTCCAATTCTGCTAATTTATCCTTTTCTGCAGCGTTATTTAATTCACGGCATCGTTCTGGGGGCAGTGAAAGAATAG
- a CDS encoding glycoside hydrolase family 76 protein, with protein sequence MSKRKMVSLTLVLSIILVTTMGATSGSKNRYADQAQWAQGKLTEYYWNDAAKMMNNAYPSTPEGEHALNYWWKAHAVDALVDGYERTGDKAYTERAEQLVRSIIARNGSLHNEFYDDMEWLALAGLRLYDATGSEEMKGYVLELWDDIKTGWWEDELGGMAWKKDQRDNRNACSNGPAAILAARLYERFGDVRDLEWAQKIYDWEKQYLVHPKTGLVADGLVLREDGTLDVNEAWIFTYNQGTFIGAGVELYRITGDKTYLRDAEKTAAGSLKTLTDEKTGIFKENGDGDGALFKGILIRYLVELYEVGHNKSLKKAVYRNAQALLKSSRDTGLFGQAWGKTAQNPLDLSAQLSGVFLLEGAAKLEADN encoded by the coding sequence ATGAGCAAAAGGAAAATGGTGAGCCTCACGCTGGTACTCAGTATTATTCTGGTCACTACCATGGGGGCAACAAGCGGCAGCAAGAATCGTTATGCGGATCAGGCGCAGTGGGCACAAGGGAAGCTGACTGAATACTACTGGAACGATGCAGCTAAAATGATGAATAATGCTTATCCATCCACACCAGAAGGTGAACATGCCCTGAATTACTGGTGGAAGGCTCATGCGGTCGATGCATTGGTGGACGGATACGAACGAACAGGAGACAAGGCGTACACCGAGCGTGCAGAACAACTCGTTCGCAGTATCATTGCACGCAATGGCTCACTTCACAATGAATTCTACGATGATATGGAATGGCTTGCGCTTGCTGGGCTTCGTCTGTATGATGCAACCGGCAGTGAAGAGATGAAGGGATACGTACTGGAGCTGTGGGATGACATTAAGACGGGCTGGTGGGAAGATGAGCTTGGCGGTATGGCTTGGAAAAAGGATCAGCGAGATAACCGAAATGCGTGCTCTAATGGGCCTGCCGCCATCCTGGCTGCAAGGCTGTATGAACGTTTTGGCGATGTTCGGGATCTGGAATGGGCCCAAAAAATATATGATTGGGAGAAACAATATCTGGTTCATCCGAAAACGGGCCTGGTAGCGGATGGGTTGGTGCTGCGGGAGGATGGCACACTTGATGTGAATGAAGCATGGATCTTCACGTATAATCAGGGCACGTTTATCGGAGCGGGTGTCGAACTCTACCGGATCACAGGAGATAAGACATATTTGAGAGATGCCGAGAAAACAGCAGCCGGTTCGTTGAAGACCTTAACAGATGAGAAGACGGGCATATTCAAAGAAAACGGCGACGGGGATGGTGCTTTATTTAAAGGTATACTGATCCGCTATCTGGTTGAGTTATATGAAGTTGGGCATAACAAGAGCCTGAAAAAGGCGGTTTATCGCAATGCCCAGGCCTTGCTGAAGAGCAGCCGGGACACCGGATTATTCGGTCAGGCTTGGGGCAAAACAGCCCAGAATCCGCTCGACCTTAGCGCTCAGCTCAGCGGCGTGTTCCTGCTGGAGGGAGCCGCAAAATTGGAGGCAGACAATTAA
- a CDS encoding MmcQ/YjbR family DNA-binding protein, with protein sequence MNTIIEYCLKKKGATKDYPFGSNPVVFKIAGKMFALFFEDKENYPYLNLKCDPVIAENLREQHEAIRPGYHMNKEHWNTIVIDGSLPETDVFDMIDHSYERVILKLPKTVQKSILE encoded by the coding sequence ATGAATACTATCATAGAATACTGTTTGAAAAAGAAGGGCGCGACTAAAGATTATCCATTTGGATCGAATCCTGTAGTATTCAAAATTGCAGGTAAAATGTTCGCCCTTTTTTTTGAAGATAAAGAGAACTATCCCTACCTTAACCTGAAATGTGACCCGGTGATTGCAGAAAACTTGAGAGAGCAACATGAAGCCATTCGACCGGGCTACCACATGAATAAAGAACATTGGAATACGATTGTCATCGATGGTTCGTTGCCAGAGACAGACGTCTTTGACATGATTGATCACTCGTACGAGAGGGTCATCCTTAAACTGCCCAAAACGGTTCAAAAGTCCATATTAGAGTGA
- a CDS encoding Ger(x)C family spore germination protein: MRKRGIASGLMALLILTTGCWDQDSLKDARLANASAYDITSEGKIKQTLEIVDDSESQQGTSDNEIHSGTGRSVRQSTDTIRAKVTGDIRFFKYGMILYGNKLAQNDIYPYLDVLYREPDYPTSHVKIAIVDGAAGDLLNQKRVGRILIGEFMTKKMKSLEELCIFPAMTLETLLPPMLDPGQDFALPYLYKDGEEIAARGIALFHGQRFTGSLNVEQGPLYVIMSGKWNKTARFVKKIHSGSANDPRNYVTYEAKTEKIKRKLAVHVNKDNQIDVNLRIQLPVNIVEYPMNHLQQKGTIEHLNRELSEAMTRDAEMIVQTLQRSGCDSFGIGRQLIAHYPDFWKRLNWNKEYAQVRFHPEVTVKVVANGVLN; encoded by the coding sequence ATGAGGAAACGAGGCATCGCCTCTGGTTTGATGGCACTGCTCATCCTTACCACAGGCTGTTGGGACCAGGACAGTTTAAAGGATGCGAGACTGGCTAATGCTTCAGCGTATGATATAACCTCAGAAGGCAAAATCAAACAAACCCTGGAAATCGTTGATGATTCTGAAAGTCAACAAGGAACCAGTGATAATGAAATACACTCAGGTACCGGACGGTCCGTTCGCCAAAGCACAGATACGATCCGAGCGAAAGTGACCGGTGACATTCGCTTCTTCAAATATGGAATGATTCTATACGGTAACAAACTTGCACAAAACGATATTTATCCATATTTGGATGTTTTGTATCGGGAACCGGATTATCCGACCTCACACGTAAAAATTGCCATTGTTGATGGTGCAGCAGGCGACCTGTTAAATCAAAAAAGAGTCGGAAGAATATTGATTGGTGAGTTTATGACGAAAAAAATGAAGAGTCTGGAGGAATTATGCATATTTCCTGCGATGACACTCGAAACCCTTCTTCCTCCCATGCTCGATCCGGGACAGGATTTTGCGCTGCCCTATCTGTATAAAGATGGAGAAGAGATTGCTGCCAGGGGAATTGCTCTGTTTCATGGGCAAAGGTTTACTGGGAGTCTGAATGTGGAACAAGGGCCGCTGTATGTTATTATGAGCGGAAAATGGAATAAGACGGCTCGCTTTGTCAAAAAGATCCATTCAGGATCTGCTAACGATCCGAGAAATTATGTCACTTACGAGGCAAAAACGGAAAAAATCAAACGAAAGCTGGCTGTTCATGTGAATAAAGACAATCAGATCGATGTAAATCTTCGAATTCAACTTCCCGTAAATATTGTGGAGTATCCCATGAATCACCTTCAGCAGAAGGGTACTATTGAACACCTGAACCGTGAGCTATCCGAGGCCATGACCCGGGATGCGGAGATGATTGTCCAGACCCTTCAACGAAGTGGTTGTGACTCATTTGGCATTGGCAGGCAGTTAATTGCTCATTATCCGGACTTTTGGAAACGTTTGAATTGGAACAAAGAATATGCTCAAGTACGATTTCACCCGGAAGTTACAGTGAAAGTAGTCGCCAATGGTGTGTTGAATTAG
- a CDS encoding GerAB/ArcD/ProY family transporter, whose protein sequence is MNNESTITRGQLFFLILKFEIGVDILSLPYRIHLISHGGGWISVFLGGILIQLIVLLCWLLMRRFPSSSIYQITTLITGNWIGKILIVAYIGYFLLMGTSVLVNAYGVINRWMLQNTPRWAILALFLFSSIYLVRQKLRIIARVLVLISFLVIPMMVLISYGLKEVNLLYILPLTEAGWSRIISGSDETLMAMFGFEFVLIVFPMVEGKSAGKLKSTAAASAVVVLLYAFTVFICSTAFSPQQLDLMPEPVIYLLRSIPLGTMDRADFLFLPIWLISIFGAICGYYYAASYGLSYLFKQKDHKKAVPYIVIASCLIAYLPQQQEQLELISTIANRSAYFFLVILPFLLLALSYIMKRKEKLI, encoded by the coding sequence GTGAATAATGAGAGTACGATCACAAGAGGACAATTGTTTTTCCTTATTTTAAAATTTGAAATTGGCGTGGATATATTATCCCTCCCTTATCGAATCCATCTTATCTCCCACGGCGGGGGATGGATTTCTGTCTTTCTTGGAGGTATCCTGATTCAATTGATCGTCCTCTTGTGCTGGCTTCTAATGCGCCGTTTCCCAAGTTCTTCAATATATCAAATTACAACCCTGATTACAGGCAATTGGATTGGAAAAATACTGATTGTTGCGTACATCGGATACTTCCTGTTAATGGGTACCTCTGTTCTGGTGAATGCCTATGGTGTCATTAATCGCTGGATGCTGCAGAACACTCCCCGATGGGCCATACTGGCCCTCTTTTTGTTCAGCAGTATATATCTGGTTCGCCAAAAATTAAGAATTATTGCGCGTGTGCTTGTACTCATTTCGTTTTTGGTCATTCCAATGATGGTATTGATCAGTTATGGACTCAAGGAAGTTAATTTGCTCTACATACTCCCATTAACTGAAGCTGGCTGGTCCCGCATTATCAGCGGCTCAGACGAAACATTAATGGCCATGTTTGGGTTTGAGTTTGTTCTCATTGTGTTTCCTATGGTGGAAGGTAAAAGCGCGGGGAAACTGAAGTCCACTGCTGCAGCAAGTGCGGTCGTCGTTTTGCTCTATGCATTTACGGTTTTCATTTGCTCAACCGCATTCAGCCCACAGCAACTGGACTTAATGCCTGAACCTGTCATATATCTGCTCAGATCCATCCCGCTTGGCACCATGGATCGAGCTGATTTCCTGTTTCTCCCTATTTGGTTAATTTCAATTTTTGGTGCCATTTGTGGGTACTATTATGCGGCATCTTATGGCTTAAGTTACCTGTTCAAACAAAAAGACCATAAAAAAGCTGTGCCTTATATCGTCATTGCTTCCTGCCTCATTGCCTACCTGCCACAACAACAGGAACAGCTTGAGCTAATCAGTACGATTGCCAACAGATCGGCTTATTTTTTTCTCGTGATCCTGCCTTTTCTGCTGCTGGCCCTGTCTTATATTATGAAACGGAAGGAGAAGTTGATATGA
- a CDS encoding spore germination protein produces the protein MTIQPAAFSELGKNIAYVEQSLFQTDDLKKQSISLNGVEGVLLYIDSLIDQEIIQTHVLTSLLDHTNSGGDPLFTTLGSQKETDLQMATDAVIQGKCLFMLEGTAEFYILSTEKIYARTTDEPENEGVIRGAHNGFIEQLSVNLNLIRRQIISPSLIVRYFNVGEKTRTKVAIVYLQDVTNPELVEKVKDRILAISSDMVLAPGFIEEFVEDNPFSLFPQQLSTERPDRVIANLMEGRVAILAEGSPTALIAPVTFFAFYQSPDDYHGRWMVSSFLRLIRMMSFIIAFTLPAVYIATISFHSAILPLELAHTIKKSLQNIPFPALVEAMLLELIFEVLREAGVRLPSRVGQTIGIVGGLVIGDAIVRAGLVSYTMIIVVSLTAISSFLVPSHEMSSAVRILRFPMMVGAAIFGYIGIAFGLVILTIHLCKLETFGSPYFAPVAPFRLSDMKDVWIRFPIWALRQRPHDARPQQLTQQKFSRSWKKRE, from the coding sequence ATGACCATTCAGCCTGCTGCTTTCTCAGAATTAGGCAAGAACATCGCATATGTGGAACAATCCCTTTTTCAGACCGATGACCTAAAGAAACAATCCATTTCATTGAATGGAGTAGAGGGCGTACTGCTGTATATAGATTCTCTTATAGATCAGGAGATCATCCAGACCCATGTATTGACATCATTATTGGACCACACCAATTCAGGCGGTGATCCATTATTTACTACATTGGGTAGTCAAAAAGAAACCGATCTGCAAATGGCTACAGATGCAGTCATTCAAGGGAAATGCCTTTTTATGCTGGAAGGAACTGCTGAGTTTTATATTCTTTCTACCGAGAAAATTTATGCCCGTACTACAGACGAGCCCGAGAACGAAGGGGTTATTCGAGGCGCACACAATGGTTTCATCGAGCAACTTTCTGTTAATTTGAATCTAATCCGCAGACAAATTATTAGCCCCTCACTCATCGTTCGATATTTTAATGTGGGAGAGAAAACACGCACCAAAGTTGCTATTGTCTATCTTCAGGATGTAACCAATCCCGAGCTGGTGGAGAAAGTGAAAGATCGTATTTTGGCTATCTCGTCAGATATGGTTCTGGCTCCTGGATTTATTGAAGAGTTTGTGGAGGACAATCCATTCTCCCTGTTCCCACAGCAGCTTAGTACGGAACGCCCTGATCGGGTTATTGCCAATTTGATGGAAGGACGAGTGGCCATTCTTGCCGAAGGCAGTCCCACAGCTCTTATCGCTCCAGTGACGTTTTTTGCTTTTTATCAGAGCCCGGACGATTATCACGGTCGGTGGATGGTCAGTTCCTTTTTAAGATTAATTCGCATGATGAGTTTTATCATTGCTTTCACTTTGCCTGCTGTTTATATCGCAACCATCTCCTTTCACTCTGCCATTTTGCCTCTGGAGCTGGCACACACGATCAAAAAATCATTACAAAACATCCCGTTCCCTGCCCTTGTAGAAGCGATGCTGCTTGAACTGATCTTTGAAGTATTGAGAGAAGCCGGGGTTCGACTGCCCAGCCGCGTGGGTCAAACCATCGGTATCGTTGGCGGTCTGGTTATAGGAGATGCCATTGTGCGTGCAGGCCTTGTATCCTATACGATGATTATTGTTGTGTCGCTAACTGCGATCTCTTCGTTTCTGGTACCTTCTCATGAGATGAGTTCAGCAGTGCGTATCCTACGTTTTCCGATGATGGTTGGGGCAGCCATTTTTGGATACATCGGCATTGCTTTTGGTCTGGTTATTCTTACGATTCACCTGTGCAAGCTGGAAACGTTCGGTTCTCCCTACTTTGCTCCCGTGGCGCCTTTTCGGTTATCCGATATGAAGGATGTATGGATTCGTTTTCCCATCTGGGCGCTTCGTCAGCGTCCCCATGATGCCCGGCCGCAACAGTTGACACAACAGAAGTTCTCTAGGAGTTGGAAAAAACGTGAATAA
- a CDS encoding maltose/glucose-specific PTS transporter subunit IIC produces MLPIAVLPAAGLLLGIGGALSNANTINSYPFLQITWLQQVFTVMSSAGSIVFDNLALIFAIGVAVGLARADKGTAGLAAGLAYLVMNASINAMLVNSGKLEVENLAGAGQGMVLGIQTLQTGVLGGIVVGLVTAWLHNRYNKIELPQFLGFFGGSRFIPIVSSFAAIFIGIALFLIWPTIQLGIAQLGSLVDRTGYIGTLFYGFVLRMLGPLGLHHIFYLPFWQTGLGGTMEVAGKVYEGTQNIFFAQLGDPATEKFFSGTSRFMSGRFITMMFGLLGAALAIYHTAKPERKKVVGGLMLSAALTSFLTGITEPLEFSFLFVAPILYVIHAVFDGLAFMLSHIFEITIGQTFSGGLIDFILFGILQGNAKTNWIIVPIIGVVWFFLYYFTFRILIVKLKLKTSGREEEVTSETDTKTQSQQTNASSSAKGEERSIAILNGLGGADNINELDCCATRLRVSVKDIEKVQKDALTATGAKGVVLVGNGVQVIYGPQVTVIKNEIEEIMETE; encoded by the coding sequence ATGCTTCCTATTGCTGTTTTACCAGCGGCGGGTCTATTACTGGGGATTGGAGGGGCCCTGTCCAATGCCAATACGATTAACTCGTATCCATTTTTGCAAATCACGTGGTTGCAGCAAGTGTTTACGGTTATGAGCAGTGCGGGAAGTATTGTATTTGATAATCTGGCATTAATCTTTGCCATTGGCGTGGCTGTTGGACTCGCCAGAGCGGACAAAGGTACAGCAGGTTTGGCTGCAGGTCTTGCCTATCTGGTCATGAATGCATCCATTAATGCGATGCTGGTCAATTCGGGGAAACTTGAAGTAGAGAATTTGGCTGGTGCCGGTCAAGGTATGGTGCTCGGAATCCAAACACTGCAAACCGGCGTACTCGGCGGGATTGTTGTCGGACTGGTTACCGCATGGCTTCATAATCGGTACAATAAAATAGAGCTTCCTCAATTCCTTGGCTTCTTTGGAGGTTCACGTTTCATTCCTATCGTTTCATCTTTTGCAGCCATTTTTATTGGTATTGCTTTGTTCCTGATCTGGCCAACTATCCAGCTCGGCATCGCACAGCTTGGCAGTTTGGTTGATAGAACAGGGTATATAGGAACACTGTTTTACGGATTTGTTTTACGGATGCTGGGGCCACTTGGGTTGCACCACATTTTTTATCTGCCTTTCTGGCAGACGGGCCTCGGAGGAACAATGGAGGTTGCGGGTAAAGTTTACGAAGGAACACAGAATATTTTCTTTGCCCAATTAGGAGACCCTGCAACGGAGAAGTTCTTCTCGGGTACATCCCGATTCATGTCAGGGCGTTTTATTACCATGATGTTTGGCCTGCTCGGTGCCGCCCTCGCTATTTATCATACGGCCAAGCCTGAACGTAAAAAAGTAGTTGGCGGACTGATGTTGTCTGCGGCGCTCACCTCGTTCCTAACAGGCATTACGGAGCCTCTGGAATTCTCATTCCTGTTTGTTGCTCCAATTCTGTATGTCATTCACGCCGTATTTGATGGTTTGGCATTTATGCTTTCGCACATTTTTGAGATTACGATCGGTCAGACGTTCTCCGGTGGATTAATCGACTTTATCTTGTTCGGGATACTTCAGGGTAATGCCAAAACCAACTGGATTATCGTTCCCATCATCGGAGTGGTCTGGTTCTTCCTTTATTACTTCACCTTCCGAATCTTGATCGTTAAGCTCAAACTAAAAACTTCGGGACGCGAGGAAGAGGTAACATCGGAAACAGACACCAAAACACAAAGTCAGCAAACGAATGCATCGTCATCAGCAAAAGGGGAAGAACGATCGATAGCCATCCTAAATGGATTGGGCGGTGCAGATAATATTAATGAGTTGGATTGCTGTGCAACGCGGCTTCGCGTTTCCGTGAAGGATATAGAGAAGGTTCAAAAGGATGCACTTACAGCTACGGGAGCCAAAGGGGTTGTCCTGGTAGGAAACGGAGTACAGGTTATCTACGGCCCTCAGGTAACGGTGATCAAAAATGAAATCGAAGAAATTATGGAAACGGAGTAA